The bacterium nucleotide sequence ATGGGTTGTATGACCTATTTTGATACATTTACGCACCCTTATCAAAAATCTGCGCACCCCTGTAGAAAAGTTACGCACCCTTCATAGGATTTTACGCACCCCTAAAAAACACTTCACTAAAACGTTTCATATTGACTAATTCTTTTTGTTATAGTACATTAGCTCAGTAGCATTTCGAATTGTGAATGCTAAAAATAATCACATAATTCAAAATAACAAACTGAATAAAACATCAGTTAAACATAACGAAATCATTCAAAATTACAGTATTCCTGAATAATTGGTATATGTGTTTCAGCTATCTTTAGAAGCATGATCTCATCTTTTGAAAAGAATTTCAATTCTTTAGATTCTAAACTTGTTTTTAATGTAGGATAAATTAATAGCTTTATATGATAAACAACCGTGATTACACGTAGAATGTTCCCGTCTGGATAATGGGTAATTCTTGAAGGATCGTCATATATGTTAAAAAAACGCAACTGGTTTTTATCAAATTTTAGTCCGGTTTCTTCAAAAACCTCTCGAATTGCACAGGAAACTAAATCTTCATCCATATTTAATGCCCCGCCAATTATAGCCCATCTATTACTATCTGCTCTATGTTCAAGTAAGATTTTATTTTCATATTGAATAATCACTGATACACCTATGTGATTTGGTTTATTCGGTTTTGGTGCAAGTACATTTTTATAATAAAATTTAGCATTTTTCATTTTTTATCACCTCATAAAAAAGACATTATTTACAATAGTATATCGTGGTTGGTCCATTCCCGCTCTTTGAAACAAGTCCCTGTTCATCGAGTTCATTCAATCTTCTAATCAATGTGCTTTTTTCTATCTTTATCGCATTCTCTATATTCTGTCTTGATGATTTTGGATAAGCATGTAAATATGCCAGAATTGCTTCTTTTTTCTCTAATTTTGAATAGTCAAAGTTTGTTACAGGTAATATTATCCTAATCAAGAATTTTTGAATATCAAATGAAGGTTTTATCTTATAAGGTTTATAACTATCAATAATTCTTTTTATACCTGTACCAAATTGTTCTATTAGATTTAATCTAAAAAATACATTTGCAATGATTGGATTTCTAGTTAATGAAGTCAGCCCTCTATAGTATTGTTCTTCATCCATGCCTTCAGGGAGCCCTCCAGGTGAAACAATTTCAATACGGTTTTCGAACATTGAAATTTGAACACCTGAATTTAGCAAATAATCTCTATGAATAATCGCATTTGACAATGCTTCTCGGAAAGCTACAAGAGGAACTTGTTCTTTTGTAGTTCTTTGGATTCCTTCAACCGACTGGTAAGAAGGATATTGAGTTTGAAGATATGTAATAGATTGATCAAAATGCTTTAATAATGATTGATTCTCAAATCTTTTTCTGTCTAGAAAAGTATTGGTGTCTAATTTGAATCTTGCTATATCAACATATGATTGGCTCGATCTACCGTTGTCAGAAAGCAACAAAGCAGCATTGTTGTATGTTTTATCGATGAACAATCCAAGTGTTGTTAATACAGCCTGGTTGACATCAGTAACATTAAGAACTGAACTCATTTTCTCTTTTAAATAGCTAAAACTTAAATCTGATTGAGATACTTTTAATTGATCATATGTAAGATTTTTACTAATCAAAGTTAGTCTTGTCAAATTACTTCCATCGACTGGCACTGTAGAAGTATCATTTCTCATATAAGCAGTGTTCTGATAATAATAAGGTCCATTATCACCTTTGTATACCTTAATCTCTAATATTGTTTTGCCGTTATACTCTATAATATTCATATCGAAAAATGGTTTTGGTGTTATTGTCGAATTGATTGAATTTTCGATAACCATTTTCTCTTCATGGATATTTGGTAATCCAATTACTTCACCTTGATCATCGATTCCAACATATATATAGCCGTCATGGAAATTACTAAATGCTGAAATAGTCTTTAGTAATGATTTTGTATATTTTGCTTTTAACTCTACATTTTTAGACTCGTGAATTTTCATTTTCATCACCTCTGACACTATGATATCATTTATCGTTTCATTTTGCAACATTAAACTATCCTATCGTTTCACATTGGAACAAATACA carries:
- a CDS encoding NUDIX domain-containing protein → MKNAKFYYKNVLAPKPNKPNHIGVSVIIQYENKILLEHRADSNRWAIIGGALNMDEDLVSCAIREVFEETGLKFDKNQLRFFNIYDDPSRITHYPDGNILRVITVVYHIKLLIYPTLKTSLESKELKFFSKDEIMLLKIAETHIPIIQEYCNFE
- a CDS encoding RNA-binding domain-containing protein, coding for MLQNETINDIIVSEVMKMKIHESKNVELKAKYTKSLLKTISAFSNFHDGYIYVGIDDQGEVIGLPNIHEEKMVIENSINSTITPKPFFDMNIIEYNGKTILEIKVYKGDNGPYYYQNTAYMRNDTSTVPVDGSNLTRLTLISKNLTYDQLKVSQSDLSFSYLKEKMSSVLNVTDVNQAVLTTLGLFIDKTYNNAALLLSDNGRSSQSYVDIARFKLDTNTFLDRKRFENQSLLKHFDQSITYLQTQYPSYQSVEGIQRTTKEQVPLVAFREALSNAIIHRDYLLNSGVQISMFENRIEIVSPGGLPEGMDEEQYYRGLTSLTRNPIIANVFFRLNLIEQFGTGIKRIIDSYKPYKIKPSFDIQKFLIRIILPVTNFDYSKLEKKEAILAYLHAYPKSSRQNIENAIKIEKSTLIRRLNELDEQGLVSKSGNGPTTIYYCK